The Falco peregrinus isolate bFalPer1 chromosome 12, bFalPer1.pri, whole genome shotgun sequence genome has a segment encoding these proteins:
- the CPB1 gene encoding carboxypeptidase B isoform X1 produces MWVLLLLIGAAAVSAHLQNLAFDGQKVFRVIPQNDEQVEIINSLASNMQVDFWQPDSVTLVRPKMQVDFRVEADKSFEVEGLLKENGVEYRVLIDNLQAALDAQFDSKARTTRHSYEKYNNWETIAAWTADIAAQNPDLVSRSVIGETYEGRPMYLLKMGKSHPNKKAIFMDCGFHAREWISPAFCQWFVKEAVETYGKDPVMTTLLNRLDFYVLPVFNIDGYVYTWTNDRMWRKTRSKNAGRRCIGTDPNRNFNAGWCTVGASKNPCDSTYCGSAPESEKETKALADFIREHLSTIKAYLTVHSYSQLLLFPYSYNYKLPSNYEELNSVARAACKQLASLYNTKYTYGPGATTIYPAAGGSDDWAYDQGIKYSFTFELRDTGRYGFVLPESQIKPTCEETVLAVKYIANYVLEHLY; encoded by the exons atgtggGTGCTCTTACTTCTAATAGgtgctgcagctgtttctgctcACCTGCAGAATCTTGCCTTTGATGG GCAGAAGGTGTTTCGTGTGATTCCACAAAATGATGAGCAGGTGGAAATCATCAATTCCCTTGCCAGCAACATGCAG GTTGACTTTTGGCAGCCAGACTCTGTCACACTGGTAAGGCCAAAAATGCAAGTTGATTTCCGAGTTGAAGCTGACAAGTCCTTTGAGGTTGAAggtcttttgaaagaaaatggagtAGAATATAG AGTTTTGATTGACAACCTGCAGGCTGCACTGGATGCCCAGTTTGACAGCAAAGCTCGTACCACCAGACACAGCTATGAAAAGTACAACAACTGGGAAACG ATAGCTGCTTGGACTGCTGATATTGCTGCTCAGAACCCAGACCTTGTCTCTCGCAGTGTAATTGGGGAAACATATGAAGGACGGCCAATGTACCTTCTCAAA ATGGGAAAAAGTCATCCAAATAAGAAAGCCATCTTTATGGATTGTGGTTTCCATGCAAGAGAGTGGATCTCCCCTGCTTTCTGCCAGTGGTTTGTGAAAGAA GCTGTTGAGACCTATGGAAAAGATCCTGTCATGACCACACTTCTCAACAGATTGGACTTCTATGTTTTGCCTGTTTTTAACATTGATGGTTATGTTTACACTTGGACAAAT GACCGCATGTGGAGAAAGACACGTTCTAAAAATGCTGGTAGGCGTTGCATTGGTACAGATCCCAACAGGAATTTTAATGCTGGCTGGTGCA CTGTTGGGGCCTCAAAAAACCCCTGTGATTCCACCTACTGTGGCTCTGCACCTGAGTCTGAAAAGGAGACCAAGGCTTTGGCTGATTTTATTCGTGAACATCTTTCTACAATCAAGGCATACTTGACAGTTCACTCCTATTCCCAGCTGCTACTGTTTCCTTATTCATATAATTACAAATTACCATCGAATTACGAGGAACTG AACTCTGTTGCTCGTGCTGCATGCAAACAGCTGGCCAGTTTGTATAATACCAAATATACATATGGCCCAGGAGCTACAACAATCT ATCCTGCTGCAGGGGGCTCTGATGACTGGGCTTACGATCAAGGCATCAAGTACTCTTTCACTTTTGAGCTCCGAGACACTGGTAGATATGGTTTTGTTCTCCCTGAATCTCAGATAAAGCCAACCTGTGAAGAGACTGTACTTGCTGTTAAATACATTGCCAATTATGTCCTTGAGCACTTGTATTAG
- the CPB1 gene encoding carboxypeptidase B isoform X2 encodes MQVDFWQPDSVTLVRPKMQVDFRVEADKSFEVEGLLKENGVEYRVLIDNLQAALDAQFDSKARTTRHSYEKYNNWETIAAWTADIAAQNPDLVSRSVIGETYEGRPMYLLKMGKSHPNKKAIFMDCGFHAREWISPAFCQWFVKEAVETYGKDPVMTTLLNRLDFYVLPVFNIDGYVYTWTNDRMWRKTRSKNAGRRCIGTDPNRNFNAGWCTVGASKNPCDSTYCGSAPESEKETKALADFIREHLSTIKAYLTVHSYSQLLLFPYSYNYKLPSNYEELNSVARAACKQLASLYNTKYTYGPGATTIYPAAGGSDDWAYDQGIKYSFTFELRDTGRYGFVLPESQIKPTCEETVLAVKYIANYVLEHLY; translated from the exons ATGCAG GTTGACTTTTGGCAGCCAGACTCTGTCACACTGGTAAGGCCAAAAATGCAAGTTGATTTCCGAGTTGAAGCTGACAAGTCCTTTGAGGTTGAAggtcttttgaaagaaaatggagtAGAATATAG AGTTTTGATTGACAACCTGCAGGCTGCACTGGATGCCCAGTTTGACAGCAAAGCTCGTACCACCAGACACAGCTATGAAAAGTACAACAACTGGGAAACG ATAGCTGCTTGGACTGCTGATATTGCTGCTCAGAACCCAGACCTTGTCTCTCGCAGTGTAATTGGGGAAACATATGAAGGACGGCCAATGTACCTTCTCAAA ATGGGAAAAAGTCATCCAAATAAGAAAGCCATCTTTATGGATTGTGGTTTCCATGCAAGAGAGTGGATCTCCCCTGCTTTCTGCCAGTGGTTTGTGAAAGAA GCTGTTGAGACCTATGGAAAAGATCCTGTCATGACCACACTTCTCAACAGATTGGACTTCTATGTTTTGCCTGTTTTTAACATTGATGGTTATGTTTACACTTGGACAAAT GACCGCATGTGGAGAAAGACACGTTCTAAAAATGCTGGTAGGCGTTGCATTGGTACAGATCCCAACAGGAATTTTAATGCTGGCTGGTGCA CTGTTGGGGCCTCAAAAAACCCCTGTGATTCCACCTACTGTGGCTCTGCACCTGAGTCTGAAAAGGAGACCAAGGCTTTGGCTGATTTTATTCGTGAACATCTTTCTACAATCAAGGCATACTTGACAGTTCACTCCTATTCCCAGCTGCTACTGTTTCCTTATTCATATAATTACAAATTACCATCGAATTACGAGGAACTG AACTCTGTTGCTCGTGCTGCATGCAAACAGCTGGCCAGTTTGTATAATACCAAATATACATATGGCCCAGGAGCTACAACAATCT ATCCTGCTGCAGGGGGCTCTGATGACTGGGCTTACGATCAAGGCATCAAGTACTCTTTCACTTTTGAGCTCCGAGACACTGGTAGATATGGTTTTGTTCTCCCTGAATCTCAGATAAAGCCAACCTGTGAAGAGACTGTACTTGCTGTTAAATACATTGCCAATTATGTCCTTGAGCACTTGTATTAG